The proteins below come from a single Argentina anserina chromosome 1, drPotAnse1.1, whole genome shotgun sequence genomic window:
- the LOC126790299 gene encoding farnesylcysteine lyase has translation MSSPFPALALISLFLLSTLTLSQAHDTVCIVGAGIGGASVAHFLREYSTLNLTIRIFERNPVVGGRMATVNVSGEFFEAGASILHPKNFHAVNYTKLLNLTVNAPSDDSEGFGIWDGEKFIFKTLSFKSKLPFVDKIVSIANSLLLFVRYGYSLVRMNRLVETMLNNFFKYYESLETRPVFEAVDEMLRWSGLYNLTARTLAEELADAGLAPLLIKELVTVITRINYGQSVSMSGLAGAVSLAGSGGGLWSIKGGNWQMASGLIDRSNVALHLQEEIKSISSIGEYYELNSTMGNTYACDVAVVATPLDELNVQFTPSVSIPKGVLQHTHATMVRGLLNPVYFGVNSVSKLPELIATLEDPNLPFTCISVLKQHASNDVTYKIFSRQPLAEALLDSVFSARKETIRINWAAYPHYTAPEAFAPFILDGQHLYYVNAFESAASTMETSAVAAENVARLILSRYLSDVPVSMKILSSGSNGGGVHVDL, from the exons ATGTCGTCGCCATTTCCCGCCCTCGCcctcatctctctcttcctcctctccacACTCACACTCTCCCAAGCTCACGACACAGTCTGCATCGTCGGCGCCGGCATCGGCGGCGCCTCCGTCGCCCACTTCCTCCGCGAATACTCCACTCTCAACCTCACAATCCGAATCTTCGAGCGAAACCCCGTCGTCGGAGGCCGCATGGCGACGGTCAACGTCTCCGGCGAGTTCTTCGAGGCCGGCGCCTCTATCCTCCACCCCAAGAACTTCCACGCCGTCAACTACACCAAGCTGCTCAACCTCACCGTCAACGCGCCGTCGGACGATTCCGAGGGCTTCGGGATTTGGGACGGCGAGAAGTTCATATTCAAGACTCTGAGCTTCAAATCGAAGCTTCCATTTGTGGACAAAATCGTGTCAATTGCGAATTCGCTGCTGCTGTTCGTCCGGTACGGCTACTCGCTCGTCAGAATGAACAGACTCGTAGAG ACTATGTTGAATAACTTCTTCAAGTATTATGAGAGCTTGGAGACTAGGCCGGTTTTCGAGGCGGTGGATGAGATGCTTAGATGGTCTGGATTGTACAATCTGACTGCGAGGACTTTGGCTGAGGAGTTGGCTGATGCTGGACTGGCTCCCTTGTTGATCAAAGAGCTTGTCACT GTCATCACAAGAATCAATTATGGCCAAAGTGTCAGTATGAGTGGACTTGCTGGTGCGGTTTCGTTGGCAGGATCTGGTGGAGGATTGTGGTCTATCAAGGGAGGGAACTGGCAAATGGCTTCTGGATTGATTGACCGTTCCAATGTTGCATTACATCTTCAGGAAGAGATAAAATCTATTTCTTCAATTGGGGAATACTATGAACTTAATTCTACCATGGGCAATACTTATGCATGTGATGTTGCGGTAGTTGCTACACCTCTAGATGAGCTGAATGTTCAGTTTACACCTTCAGTTTCAATTCCTAAAGGAGTGTTACAACATACACATGCAACTATGGTTAGAGGCCTTTTAAATCCG GTATATTTTGGTGTGAATTCAGTGTCAAAACTCCCAGAACTGATAGCCACACTTGAGGATCCTAATCTTCCATTTACATGCATCTCTGTTCTCAAGCAACATGCAAGTAATGATGTCACCTACAAGATATTTTCTCGACAACCATTGGCGGAGGCACTATTGGATAGTGTCTTCAG CGCAAGGAAGGAGACGATTCGAATAAATTGGGCCGCATACCCTCATTATACGGCTCCTGAAGCATTTGCACCCTTTATATTGGATGGTCAGCACTTGTACTATGTGAATGCTTTTGAGAGTGCAGCAAGCACAATGGAGACGAGCGCTGTTGCGGCTGAGAATGTAGCCAGACTCATCCTGTCAAGGTATCTTAGTGATGTACCTGTGAGTATGAAAATCTTGAGCTCCGGTTCCAATGGGGGAGGGGTTCATGTAGATCTGTGA